Proteins encoded together in one Altererythrobacter epoxidivorans window:
- a CDS encoding PaaI family thioesterase produces the protein MSADPAKHALGAAHADLMGVEFDSFDAEREEITLRFRAPDSFITPRGSVQGGLVAGFLDEVMGWAHVWATDHAEAPLNLDITMTLLRPVMAGPVIGKGRVIRRGKRVIFLEGELFDLEGRLLARSTSTAIPTPRPGGAG, from the coding sequence GTGAGCGCCGATCCAGCAAAGCACGCCTTGGGCGCGGCCCACGCCGACCTGATGGGTGTGGAGTTCGACAGTTTCGATGCGGAGCGTGAGGAAATCACGCTCCGTTTTCGGGCTCCCGACAGCTTTATTACTCCGCGCGGAAGCGTGCAGGGAGGGCTGGTCGCAGGCTTTCTCGACGAGGTAATGGGCTGGGCGCATGTCTGGGCGACCGATCACGCAGAAGCGCCGCTCAACCTCGACATCACCATGACGCTGCTGCGTCCTGTGATGGCCGGTCCGGTGATCGGCAAGGGCAGGGTGATCAGGCGGGGCAAGAGGGTGATCTTCCTCGAAGGCGAATTGTTCGACCTCGAAGGGCGTCTTCTCGCACGATCCACAAGCACTGCCATCCCGACGCCAAGGCCGGGCGGCGCCGGCTAG
- the nusA gene encoding transcription termination factor NusA encodes MASAISANKAELLAIANSVASEKMIDKAIVIEAMEEAIQKSARNRYGAENDIRAKLDPQTGDLRLWRVVEVVEEVEDYFKQIDLKAAQKLEKDASIGDFIVDPLPPVDLGRIDAQSAKQVIFQKVRDAERERQYEEFKDRAGEVITGVIKSVEFGHVIVNLGRAEGVIRRDQQIPREAARVGERVRALITKVERNNRGPQIFLSRAHPDFMKKLFAQEVPEIYDGIIEIKAAARDPGSRAKIGVISHDSSIDPVGACVGMKGSRVQAVVQELQGEKIDIIPWSDDQATFIVNALQPATVSRVVLDEDESRIEVVVPDDQLSLAIGRRGQNVRLASQLTGNQIDIMTEEEASEKRSKEFAERSKMFEEELDVDETLSQLLVAEGFAELEEVAYVELAELASIEGFDEELAEELQSRAIEALERQEATYREERQALGVEDDLAEIPHLTEAMLVTLGKAGIKTLDDLADLATDELIAKKREAPRRRGNADGPPMRRPQREQDKGGVLGEYGLSEEQGNEIIMAARAHWFDDEEVAAPAESTEAATQEAADADSTQ; translated from the coding sequence ATGGCCAGTGCAATTTCCGCCAACAAGGCCGAGCTGCTCGCGATTGCGAACTCGGTTGCTTCCGAAAAGATGATCGACAAGGCGATCGTCATCGAAGCGATGGAAGAGGCGATCCAGAAGAGCGCGCGTAACCGCTACGGCGCCGAAAACGACATTCGTGCAAAACTCGATCCGCAGACCGGCGACCTTCGCTTGTGGCGCGTCGTCGAGGTCGTCGAAGAGGTTGAAGATTACTTCAAGCAGATCGACCTGAAGGCTGCGCAGAAGCTCGAGAAGGATGCCAGCATCGGCGACTTCATCGTCGACCCGCTGCCGCCGGTCGATCTCGGTCGCATCGACGCGCAGAGCGCGAAGCAGGTGATCTTCCAGAAGGTCCGCGATGCAGAGCGCGAGCGCCAGTACGAAGAATTCAAGGATCGCGCAGGCGAAGTCATCACCGGCGTGATCAAGTCGGTCGAATTCGGCCATGTGATCGTCAACCTCGGCCGCGCCGAAGGCGTCATCCGCCGTGACCAGCAGATCCCGCGCGAGGCAGCTCGTGTCGGCGAACGCGTTCGCGCGCTGATTACCAAGGTCGAGCGCAACAACCGCGGCCCGCAGATTTTCCTCAGCCGTGCGCACCCCGACTTCATGAAAAAGCTGTTCGCGCAGGAAGTGCCCGAAATCTACGACGGCATTATCGAGATCAAGGCCGCAGCCCGCGATCCGGGCAGCCGCGCCAAGATCGGCGTGATCAGCCACGACAGCAGCATCGACCCGGTCGGTGCCTGTGTCGGCATGAAGGGTAGCCGCGTTCAGGCGGTCGTCCAAGAATTGCAGGGCGAAAAGATCGACATCATCCCCTGGTCGGACGATCAGGCGACCTTCATCGTCAACGCGCTGCAGCCAGCAACGGTCAGCCGCGTCGTGCTCGATGAAGACGAGAGCCGCATCGAAGTCGTCGTGCCCGACGACCAGCTGTCGCTGGCCATCGGCCGCCGCGGTCAGAACGTTCGTCTGGCAAGCCAGCTGACCGGCAACCAGATCGATATCATGACCGAGGAAGAAGCTAGCGAGAAGCGGAGCAAGGAATTTGCCGAGCGTTCGAAGATGTTCGAGGAAGAACTCGACGTCGACGAAACGCTGTCGCAGCTCCTGGTTGCCGAAGGCTTCGCCGAGCTTGAAGAAGTCGCCTATGTCGAACTGGCCGAACTCGCCAGCATCGAAGGGTTCGACGAAGAGCTGGCAGAGGAACTGCAGAGCCGTGCAATCGAAGCTCTCGAGCGCCAGGAAGCGACCTATCGCGAAGAGCGCCAGGCACTCGGTGTGGAAGATGATCTGGCGGAAATTCCGCACCTGACCGAAGCGATGCTTGTCACGCTCGGCAAGGCAGGGATCAAGACGCTCGACGATCTCGCCGACCTCGCAACCGACGAACTGATCGCGAAGAAGCGCGAAGCTCCTCGCCGTCGCGGCAATGCCGATGGTCCGCCGATGCGTCGTCCGCAGCGCGAGCAGGACAAGGGCGGCGTTCTGGGCGAATACGGTCTTTCCGAAGAGCAGGGCAACGAGATCATCATGGCTGCCCGTGCACACTGGTTCGACGACGAAGAGGTAGCGGCACCCGCCGAATCCACCGAGGCAGCAACGCAGGAGGCCGCTGATGCGGACTCCACCCAATGA
- a CDS encoding DUF448 domain-containing protein produces the protein MRTPPNERLTPDIAEDAEARSTSGPGKSCANRKEPERRCILTGDHAARASLMRLAISPDGDVLPDPGAKAPGRGAWIGVSRTQLEEALAKGHLKGALARAFKGAPLRIPDQLPQMIEDALTRSFRDRLGLEMRAGHLLLGSDRIAEQARAGRVALLMHASDASEDGRKKLDQAWRVGREAEGSGERGTVLPLDRAALSVALGRDNVVHLGVSGQGGGRMAAQRVASSLVRLQKFIGTETREESDGCAQDAHADTTN, from the coding sequence ATGCGGACTCCACCCAATGAGCGCCTGACGCCCGACATCGCTGAAGATGCCGAGGCCCGGAGCACTTCCGGGCCCGGAAAGTCCTGCGCGAACAGGAAAGAGCCCGAACGGCGCTGTATCCTGACAGGGGATCATGCGGCGCGCGCATCGCTGATGCGTCTCGCAATTTCGCCTGACGGTGACGTGCTGCCCGATCCAGGGGCGAAAGCGCCTGGTCGCGGTGCCTGGATCGGTGTTTCGCGCACTCAACTTGAAGAAGCGCTCGCCAAGGGCCATCTGAAGGGTGCGCTGGCGCGTGCATTCAAAGGGGCTCCGCTCAGGATTCCCGATCAATTGCCGCAAATGATCGAAGATGCGCTGACTCGCAGCTTCCGCGACCGGCTCGGCCTTGAAATGCGTGCAGGGCATTTGCTGCTCGGCTCGGATCGCATTGCGGAACAGGCCCGCGCTGGGCGTGTGGCGCTGCTGATGCACGCGTCCGATGCCAGTGAAGATGGGCGCAAGAAGCTCGATCAGGCCTGGCGTGTCGGTCGCGAGGCGGAAGGAAGCGGAGAGCGCGGTACCGTCTTGCCACTGGACCGTGCGGCTTTGTCTGTGGCATTGGGCCGCGACAATGTCGTTCATCTGGGGGTGAGCGGCCAGGGCGGAGGCCGCATGGCGGCACAGCGGGTGGCATCGTCCCTCGTACGCCTGCAGAAGTTTATCGGGACTGAGACCCGTGAAGAATCAGACGGTTGTGCGCAGGATGCGCATGCCGATACGACGAATTGA
- a CDS encoding thiamine pyrophosphate-dependent enzyme, translating to MSAPNDRVTVVHENFLRRVAAGDFPAGRAPAGPLDDRLALSIFRSACLTRAIDRQSRKMQAAGQGYYSIGPSGHEGLAAIAAALRPTDMAFLHYRDTAFQIQRSEQVAERQGGQTTAWDILLSYSCAVDDPISGGRHKVLGSKQLNIPPQTSTIASHLPKAVGAAYSLGLAKRCPPEFKQLPDDAIIYCSFGDASVNHSTAQGAFNTAAWTSYQSVPLPLLFVCEDNGIGISTKTPTGWVKATFQNRPGIRYFECDGLDIYETFKVAKQAAEYVRTRRKPAFLHVRTIRLYGHAGADVAMAYLSRQEVEAEEAQDPLLHMVRQLEEAEVLPASDALAIYEETGRRVARIADEVVKRARLENADQVMASLIPPKRDCAIAKQPSEEERAAVFGSDIALMAKPQPMGKLINMALTDLMLDHPEVVMMGEDIGRKGGNYGVTQRLSSRFGRARVIDTLLDEQAILGLAIGMAQNGFVPIPEIQFLAYLHNAEDQLRGEAATLPFFSDGQYTNPMVVRISGLGYQKGFGGHFHNDNSLAVLRDIPGLILACPSNGRDAAMMLRECVRLAREEQRLIAFLEPIALYPMRDLHEAGDGEWMQLYPERDATIGLGEVGVHGDGTDLAIVTFGNGVYLSSQAVSLLAKQGINARIVDVRWLTPLPEQAIADAVSGCGAVLVVDETRRSGGVAEALMATLTERVDIPHSRLTAQDSFIPTGPAYAATMPSCDQIVGATLDLLGKGA from the coding sequence ATGAGTGCGCCGAACGATCGCGTAACGGTCGTCCATGAGAATTTCCTGCGACGCGTCGCAGCCGGTGATTTTCCTGCGGGGCGAGCCCCTGCAGGACCGCTCGACGACAGGCTCGCCCTTTCGATCTTTCGCAGCGCATGCCTGACCCGCGCGATCGACCGTCAAAGCCGGAAAATGCAGGCGGCGGGGCAGGGGTATTACTCCATCGGGCCATCGGGCCACGAGGGGTTGGCGGCCATTGCGGCGGCACTTCGCCCCACCGACATGGCATTCCTGCACTATCGCGACACTGCCTTCCAGATCCAGCGAAGCGAGCAGGTGGCAGAGCGGCAGGGCGGCCAGACGACGGCTTGGGATATCCTCTTGTCCTATTCGTGTGCGGTCGATGATCCGATTTCGGGCGGACGCCACAAGGTGCTCGGTTCGAAACAACTCAACATCCCGCCGCAGACTTCGACGATCGCCAGTCATCTGCCCAAGGCGGTCGGCGCGGCCTACTCACTCGGACTTGCCAAACGTTGTCCGCCGGAATTCAAGCAATTGCCGGACGATGCGATCATCTATTGTTCGTTTGGCGATGCTTCCGTGAACCACTCGACGGCGCAGGGTGCGTTCAACACGGCCGCGTGGACCAGCTACCAGTCGGTCCCTTTGCCACTGCTGTTCGTTTGCGAAGACAACGGGATCGGAATTTCGACGAAAACGCCGACCGGTTGGGTCAAGGCGACCTTTCAGAACCGTCCTGGCATCAGGTACTTCGAGTGCGACGGACTCGACATCTACGAGACCTTCAAGGTCGCCAAGCAGGCTGCGGAATACGTCCGGACGCGCCGCAAGCCTGCCTTCCTGCATGTGCGCACGATCCGCCTGTATGGACATGCAGGCGCGGATGTCGCGATGGCCTATCTCTCGCGCCAGGAAGTCGAGGCGGAGGAGGCACAGGACCCGCTGCTGCACATGGTTCGCCAGCTTGAGGAAGCCGAGGTGCTGCCCGCTTCAGATGCCCTGGCGATCTACGAAGAAACCGGCCGCCGGGTAGCCCGCATTGCAGACGAAGTCGTCAAGCGCGCGAGACTTGAAAACGCCGACCAGGTCATGGCGAGCCTGATCCCGCCGAAGCGGGACTGTGCGATTGCCAAACAGCCTTCGGAAGAAGAACGCGCTGCGGTTTTCGGATCGGATATCGCACTGATGGCCAAGCCCCAGCCGATGGGCAAGCTGATCAACATGGCGCTCACTGACCTGATGCTGGATCATCCCGAAGTCGTCATGATGGGTGAGGACATCGGTCGCAAGGGCGGCAATTATGGCGTTACGCAGCGCCTATCGAGCAGGTTCGGCCGCGCTCGCGTGATCGACACCTTGCTCGACGAACAGGCCATTCTCGGTCTCGCCATCGGCATGGCCCAGAACGGTTTCGTCCCAATCCCGGAAATCCAGTTTCTGGCCTACCTCCACAATGCCGAAGACCAGTTGCGCGGAGAGGCAGCCACCTTGCCGTTCTTCTCCGACGGGCAATACACGAACCCGATGGTCGTCCGGATATCAGGGCTTGGCTATCAAAAGGGCTTCGGCGGTCATTTCCACAATGACAATTCGCTCGCCGTGCTGCGCGATATTCCGGGCCTCATACTCGCGTGTCCTTCGAATGGCCGCGATGCTGCCATGATGCTGCGCGAATGCGTCAGGCTCGCCCGCGAAGAGCAGAGGCTGATCGCTTTCCTCGAACCGATTGCACTTTATCCCATGCGCGACTTGCATGAAGCAGGCGATGGCGAATGGATGCAGCTATACCCCGAACGTGATGCGACTATCGGCTTGGGCGAGGTCGGAGTTCACGGAGACGGGACGGACCTCGCCATCGTCACTTTCGGCAATGGCGTTTACCTGTCGTCACAGGCTGTTTCGCTCCTGGCCAAGCAGGGGATCAACGCGCGGATCGTCGACGTGCGCTGGCTCACGCCATTACCAGAACAGGCCATCGCCGATGCCGTTTCAGGATGTGGCGCGGTTCTGGTGGTTGACGAGACGAGGCGTAGCGGCGGAGTTGCGGAAGCCTTGATGGCTACGCTGACAGAGCGCGTGGACATACCCCATTCGCGCCTCACCGCGCAGGACAGCTTCATTCCAACTGGGCCAGCCTATGCCGCTACAATGCCTTCGTGCGACCAGATAGTCGGCGCTACGCTCGATCTCTTGGGGAAGGGCGCATGA
- the infB gene encoding translation initiation factor IF-2 — MSDEENKPARKPLGLKRSVDAGEVKQTFSHGRTNKVAVEVKRRRKLLKPGETAPAPEPTPTPAPAPEPVQEAPKKAAPPKKPAAPSETPQERVARLQREAEEERLRLAEEARKRDDQAAKKAAEDEKRRAEENRKAEEEAEKRAAEEAKAAAEAPAAEEPVESDESEADDGSGKAAPSPRKFTPVARPEPKRPDKKKKEEKPARGAVANPKDKRRSGKLTVTKALNEDEGRRARSLAALKRAREKERRLHGGPAAPREKQVRDVVVPEAITVQELANRMAEKGADLVKELFNLGMMVTVNQTIDQDTAELLVDQFGHNVTRVSESDVDIDTSQDQDPEETLKPRPPVVTIMGHVDHGKTSLLDALRGANVVKGEAGGITQHIGSYQVKTKGGDTVTFLDTPGHAAFTEMRQRGANVTDIVVLVVAADDGIMPQTIEAINHTKAAGVPMIVAINKVDKPEANPDNIRTRLLEHEVIVEKMSGDVQDVEISAKEKTGLDELLEKIALQAELLELKANPDRMAEATVIEAQLDKGRGPVATVLITRGTLKRGDTFVVGTESGRVRAIVNDQGKQIKEAGPSMPVEVLGLGGVPSAGDTLTVVENEQRAREVAQYRQEKATEKRTALAPTSFDTMFNNLASNVIEFPVVVKADVQGSVEAINTALHNLSNDEIKVRVLHAGVGAITESDVSLASASNAPIIGFNVRPNAKARELVKRDGVEMKYYDVIYHLTEEIAKEMAGELGPERIENVVGRAAVKEVFRSGKRDKAAGLLVEEGVIRKGLHARLTRDDVIVSATTIASLRRFKDDVDEVRAGLECGVVLADTNDIQAGDQLEVFEVEERERTL; from the coding sequence ATGAGCGACGAAGAAAACAAACCTGCCCGTAAACCGCTTGGCCTGAAGAGGTCGGTCGATGCTGGAGAGGTCAAGCAGACCTTCAGCCACGGCCGCACCAACAAGGTTGCGGTTGAGGTCAAGCGCCGCCGCAAGCTGCTGAAGCCGGGCGAAACCGCTCCGGCGCCGGAGCCGACCCCGACGCCCGCACCCGCGCCTGAACCCGTTCAGGAAGCGCCGAAGAAGGCTGCGCCGCCGAAGAAACCGGCAGCTCCTTCCGAAACCCCGCAGGAACGCGTCGCGCGTTTGCAGCGCGAGGCCGAAGAAGAGCGCCTGCGTCTGGCAGAAGAAGCGCGCAAGCGCGATGATCAGGCTGCCAAGAAGGCAGCCGAAGACGAGAAGCGTCGCGCCGAAGAAAACCGCAAGGCCGAGGAAGAAGCCGAGAAGCGCGCTGCCGAAGAAGCTAAGGCCGCTGCCGAAGCGCCTGCGGCCGAGGAACCGGTTGAAAGCGACGAATCGGAAGCTGACGACGGATCGGGCAAGGCTGCGCCCAGCCCGCGCAAGTTCACGCCTGTCGCACGTCCCGAGCCGAAGCGTCCGGACAAGAAGAAAAAAGAAGAAAAGCCTGCTCGCGGCGCGGTGGCAAACCCGAAGGACAAGCGTCGTTCTGGCAAGCTTACGGTCACCAAGGCGCTCAACGAGGACGAAGGGCGTCGCGCCCGTTCGCTCGCAGCGCTCAAGCGTGCGCGTGAAAAGGAACGCCGCCTCCACGGTGGCCCCGCCGCTCCGCGTGAAAAGCAGGTGCGCGACGTCGTCGTGCCGGAAGCGATCACGGTCCAGGAACTCGCCAACCGCATGGCGGAAAAGGGTGCCGACCTGGTGAAGGAGCTGTTCAATCTCGGCATGATGGTGACCGTCAACCAGACGATCGACCAGGATACGGCCGAGCTGCTGGTCGATCAGTTCGGACACAACGTCACCCGCGTTTCCGAAAGCGATGTCGATATCGACACCTCGCAGGATCAGGATCCCGAAGAAACGCTGAAGCCGCGTCCGCCGGTCGTAACCATCATGGGCCACGTCGATCACGGCAAGACCTCGCTTCTCGATGCACTTCGCGGTGCCAATGTCGTGAAGGGCGAAGCCGGCGGCATTACGCAACATATCGGCAGCTATCAGGTGAAAACGAAGGGCGGCGATACGGTCACCTTCCTCGATACGCCGGGCCACGCTGCCTTTACCGAGATGCGTCAGCGCGGCGCGAACGTCACCGATATCGTCGTGCTCGTCGTGGCAGCTGACGATGGCATCATGCCGCAGACGATCGAGGCCATCAATCATACGAAGGCTGCTGGCGTTCCGATGATCGTGGCGATCAACAAGGTCGACAAGCCAGAGGCCAATCCGGACAACATCCGCACCCGCCTGCTCGAACACGAGGTCATCGTCGAGAAGATGTCGGGCGATGTGCAGGACGTGGAGATTTCCGCGAAGGAAAAGACCGGCCTGGATGAACTCCTCGAAAAGATCGCGCTTCAGGCAGAGCTGCTCGAACTCAAGGCAAACCCCGACCGTATGGCCGAGGCGACCGTGATCGAAGCGCAGCTCGACAAGGGCCGCGGCCCGGTTGCGACCGTGCTCATCACGCGCGGCACCTTGAAGCGCGGCGATACCTTCGTTGTCGGTACCGAGAGCGGCCGTGTTCGTGCGATCGTCAACGACCAGGGCAAGCAGATCAAGGAAGCCGGTCCTTCGATGCCGGTCGAGGTTCTTGGCCTCGGCGGTGTGCCGAGCGCCGGTGATACGCTCACCGTGGTTGAAAACGAGCAGCGCGCCCGCGAAGTTGCCCAATACCGTCAGGAAAAGGCGACCGAGAAGCGCACCGCGCTGGCCCCGACCAGCTTCGACACCATGTTCAACAACCTCGCTTCGAACGTGATCGAATTCCCGGTCGTGGTGAAGGCCGACGTCCAGGGTTCGGTCGAAGCGATCAACACCGCGCTTCACAATCTCTCGAATGACGAGATCAAGGTGCGTGTCCTGCACGCAGGTGTCGGCGCGATTACCGAAAGCGATGTGTCGCTGGCCTCGGCTTCGAACGCACCGATTATCGGCTTCAACGTTCGTCCCAATGCCAAGGCACGCGAACTGGTGAAGCGCGACGGCGTCGAAATGAAGTATTACGACGTCATCTATCACCTGACCGAGGAAATCGCGAAGGAGATGGCGGGCGAGCTTGGTCCGGAGCGGATCGAGAACGTTGTCGGCCGTGCTGCGGTCAAGGAAGTGTTCCGTTCGGGCAAGCGCGACAAGGCAGCCGGCCTGCTGGTGGAAGAGGGTGTCATCCGCAAGGGTCTGCACGCTCGTCTCACCCGCGACGACGTCATTGTCTCGGCCACGACTATCGCGTCGCTGCGCCGCTTCAAGGACGACGTGGACGAAGTCCGCGCCGGTCTCGAATGCGGTGTGGTCCTCGCCGATACGAACGACATCCAGGCGGGCGACCAGCTGGAAGTCTTCGAAGTCGAGGAACGTGAACGCACTCTGTGA
- a CDS encoding S8 family peptidase yields the protein MKLKVLAVAAGLPLVAMATPAHAEKAGDKIANSYICVFKKGAVSRGNVKAEANRAAQANAAQVKHVYDVVLRGFAVNAAPQAVENMQRNNANIAYCEQDQVVTAIQWQGNGLAGKGKPGGGGGSQPPQETPWGIARVGGGGAGNFKTAWVIDSGIQLDHPDLNVDVARSASFLSRGGPGDENGHGTHVAGTIAAIDNSIGVIGVAPGAPVVAVRVLDRRGSGSTSGVVAGINYVATYGQPGDVANMSLGGGISQSLDQAVVDAAAGGVRFALAAGNEGDDANNHSPARANGPNVFTISAIDINDTLASWSNYGNPPVDFAEPGVSIKSTWTGSGYNTISGTSMATPHFAGILLWHTTGSVPTDGRINGDRDGNPDYVGVVQ from the coding sequence ATGAAACTGAAGGTTCTTGCTGTTGCTGCTGGCCTGCCGCTGGTGGCGATGGCCACTCCGGCGCATGCAGAAAAAGCAGGCGACAAGATCGCCAACAGCTACATCTGCGTATTCAAGAAAGGTGCTGTTTCGCGCGGCAATGTGAAGGCCGAGGCAAATCGCGCCGCACAGGCCAATGCCGCACAGGTGAAGCATGTTTATGACGTCGTGCTTCGCGGTTTCGCCGTGAACGCAGCGCCCCAGGCTGTCGAGAACATGCAGCGCAACAACGCGAACATCGCCTATTGCGAGCAGGACCAGGTCGTAACCGCCATCCAGTGGCAGGGCAATGGTCTGGCCGGCAAGGGTAAGCCCGGTGGCGGCGGTGGCTCGCAGCCCCCTCAGGAGACCCCGTGGGGTATCGCACGTGTCGGTGGCGGCGGTGCGGGTAACTTCAAGACTGCATGGGTCATCGACAGCGGCATCCAGCTCGACCATCCCGACCTCAACGTCGATGTCGCCCGTTCGGCCAGCTTCCTCTCGCGCGGTGGCCCGGGCGATGAAAACGGTCACGGAACCCACGTCGCAGGCACGATCGCTGCGATCGACAACAGCATTGGCGTGATCGGTGTAGCACCGGGTGCGCCGGTCGTGGCCGTTCGCGTGCTCGACCGTCGCGGTTCGGGTTCTACCTCGGGCGTTGTCGCAGGCATCAACTATGTTGCGACCTACGGCCAGCCGGGTGACGTGGCCAACATGAGCCTTGGCGGCGGTATCAGCCAGTCGCTTGACCAGGCTGTAGTCGATGCTGCAGCGGGCGGTGTCCGCTTCGCCCTTGCTGCCGGTAACGAAGGCGACGATGCGAACAATCACTCGCCTGCCCGTGCAAACGGTCCGAACGTCTTCACCATTTCGGCGATCGACATTAACGACACGCTTGCGAGCTGGTCAAACTACGGCAACCCGCCGGTCGATTTCGCCGAGCCGGGTGTGAGCATCAAGTCGACCTGGACCGGTAGCGGTTACAACACCATCTCGGGTACCTCGATGGCGACCCCGCACTTCGCCGGAATCCTGCTGTGGCACACGACCGGTTCGGTTCCGACCGATGGCCGCATCAACGGCGATCGTGACGGCAACCCCGATTACGTTGGCGTCGTCCAGTAA
- a CDS encoding DUF1697 domain-containing protein: MGRVVAFLGSINVGGNRIKMVDLVDALEDAGFGDVSTVAASGNVILPDAHDPAMLEMRLESVVQQRFGFKSCAMVRTTAQIRSAIEDNPFHGTGPEHGTDKMVHSIFLSQQPDVAAVEAVIVEHSARGSERLALGDRVLFLDYVHGVGVSDLSNKFLERRLGCKGTARNMSSLKRILGKMTA, from the coding sequence ATGGGGCGCGTGGTCGCTTTTCTCGGCAGCATCAATGTCGGCGGAAACCGGATCAAGATGGTCGACCTGGTGGACGCGCTGGAAGATGCCGGGTTCGGAGACGTGTCGACGGTCGCGGCCAGCGGCAATGTGATCCTTCCCGATGCACACGATCCTGCCATGTTGGAAATGCGGCTTGAAAGCGTCGTCCAGCAGCGTTTCGGCTTCAAATCCTGTGCGATGGTTCGCACGACTGCCCAGATCCGCTCGGCCATCGAAGACAATCCGTTTCACGGAACCGGACCGGAACACGGCACCGACAAAATGGTCCATTCGATCTTCCTCAGCCAGCAACCCGATGTGGCAGCGGTCGAAGCCGTTATCGTGGAACACAGCGCAAGGGGAAGCGAACGCCTCGCACTGGGTGACCGGGTCCTGTTTCTGGACTATGTGCACGGGGTTGGCGTGTCCGACCTTTCAAACAAGTTCCTCGAACGGAGGCTTGGCTGTAAGGGGACGGCGCGCAATATGAGCTCGCTAAAACGTATTCTTGGTAAGATGACAGCCTGA
- the rbfA gene encoding 30S ribosome-binding factor RbfA, giving the protein MARQQFTPEQHSVRVLKVSERVRHILSELLARQEVHDERVSAANIAVTEVRMTPDLRNATAYVKPLLGKDEGEIVTALRQNTAFLQREVAKRLGLKFAPKLKFRADESFDEADRIEMLLRDPKVARDLDEEE; this is encoded by the coding sequence ATGGCACGACAACAATTCACCCCCGAGCAGCACTCCGTCCGCGTACTGAAAGTCAGCGAACGGGTGCGCCACATCCTGTCCGAACTTCTCGCGCGGCAGGAGGTTCATGACGAGCGTGTCTCGGCCGCGAATATCGCTGTGACCGAGGTGCGGATGACGCCGGACCTGCGCAATGCGACCGCCTACGTCAAACCCCTGCTGGGCAAGGACGAGGGCGAGATCGTCACAGCTTTGCGCCAGAACACGGCTTTCCTGCAGCGCGAAGTTGCCAAGCGATTGGGGCTGAAGTTTGCGCCGAAGCTCAAGTTCAGGGCCGATGAAAGCTTCGACGAAGCCGACCGTATCGAAATGTTGCTGCGCGATCCCAAGGTCGCCCGCGACCTCGACGAAGAAGAATAG
- the rimP gene encoding ribosome maturation protein RimP gives MANIARLNEVIEPEAQALGFDLVRVKMVQSEAGDGGMALQIMAEDPATGQLIIEQCAALSRRVSERIDALEEAGEVLIEGAYHLEVSSPGIDRPLTRPKDFANWAGHEAKISLVEKVDGHRNLRGPLVGIDGETVTVADNKAGEVSFPLDNIHSAKLVLTDELIAATQPLDTSGAEDIVEDEEEKADD, from the coding sequence ATGGCGAATATCGCGCGATTGAACGAAGTTATCGAACCCGAAGCTCAGGCTCTGGGATTTGATCTCGTGCGCGTGAAAATGGTCCAGTCCGAGGCTGGTGATGGCGGCATGGCGCTGCAAATCATGGCGGAGGATCCGGCGACCGGCCAGCTGATCATCGAACAGTGTGCAGCCCTGAGCCGCCGCGTGTCCGAGCGGATCGATGCGCTGGAGGAAGCGGGTGAGGTGCTGATTGAGGGCGCCTACCACCTCGAAGTCTCGTCACCAGGCATCGACCGGCCGCTAACCCGGCCCAAGGATTTCGCCAACTGGGCGGGCCACGAAGCGAAGATTTCGCTGGTCGAGAAGGTCGACGGTCATCGCAATCTGCGCGGGCCATTGGTCGGCATCGACGGCGAAACCGTGACGGTCGCGGATAACAAAGCGGGGGAGGTTTCCTTCCCGCTCGACAATATTCATAGCGCCAAGCTCGTCCTCACCGACGAACTGATCGCTGCAACGCAACCTCTCGACACCAGTGGTGCCGAGGACATAGTCGAAGACGAAGAAGAAAAGGCTGACGACTGA